Within the Chlamydiales bacterium STE3 genome, the region CCTTTTTTTATTGCACCAGTGCTATATTGATGCGCTCGTACAATCGTTGAATCGATCATTCCATATTCGTTCCCAGCAGCTGACGCTAAGCATTTAAATATCTTTTCTAGATCCCATTCGAAGTCCATCTACTCCAACGTTTATGAATATTTTTCTAGTCTCCAAATTGCTCAGACAAATCTCTCCAAAGTATTCCAGCAAGATATCTATAAAGCACAGCTTCAACAAAAAGTTTGTCACCAATGGCGGTACATCCAATATGTTCCTTTCGGCCTGGAAGGAAGCCTTTAATTCGCTCCCATTGATCGTCTCGTAATGCATATCTCTTTATAAACCAATTATTTGAATTGGCTAATTTATTCAATAATGACTTACTCCTTGTCAAGCATTAATTGACGACACGTCTTAATTACCAGCTAAATAAATTCGAAACTCAGGTTTCTAAGGAAGAGAGCCTTTTCTTTGCTGCAATTAATAGATCCAGATAAGAGGATGATTTGGAAGATGAAAGAAGCTGCCTAGCAGCAGCTTCCGAACCAGATGTCTCTTCAGAAAATTTTAATGCGTCAGTTCTGATGAAATAGAGAGTGAAAGTTCATTTTGGACTCTGGTTTGTCGATTTTAGTTTCTTGAAAACCAACAGCATCGGCAAGTCCAGGCTCTCTATCAAGTTTTAATTATGCAGCTAGCCAAAAAATTTGCAAAGTTACAAGAGAGCATTATGCACCTTCCCCAGAGTTTCCTCAAAAAAATCCTTCCAAACCCCCGTTAGTTCGTTCGTAGCATTGCATCCAATCGATGTCAATTTAGCGCATAGCATCATACTTCGATTAACCTCGATTACTCTTCCAAAAAGTGGCACAGGCACAACTCCAATAAAAGTAACAAAGCCAGCTATGGCTCCAAGTGCAATTAATGCAGTTTGGATTATTTTAAGATCTTTTTTACCAAGCTCCATTATTGACTGTCCAACACACGTATTAGTATGCAAATCAACCATAGGTGAAATCATTTTTAACCCCTCATTTTAACTAATTCATTGTTTTAAAGTTTGCAGATCCAGCTTGCTATTCCCAAGTCTAGGGAGAATATTTGAATAATTCTTTAAGGAAAAGCATCATACGTTGTCAATTTATTTTTAAGATAGTGTATTCATGAGAAAGATAAACTTGTTCTTCATCAATGTATGTAGTCAGAGATTATCTAATTAAGATCCCCTAACTCGCTAAAACGATTGCCTCATTCATAGACATTTAGCTATATTTTTACTTAACCCGCTTGCGAAGAAACACGTTATTCTAGACGAGCTTATCACTTTATTGGCATTTCAAGGCCTTCTAACTCATATGATGCATAACATCTGCGCAAGTTTCAGTATAAATATACGCTGCGGAACTACTGCCACAACAAACATGCGCTTACGAAGATTCTCAGGATAGTCGAGGAGATCGTTGCGCGTAGGGATAGCTCCTTGGCTATGGCAAGTTTGAAGATACATCGTATCAAAGGAATGATTCTCGTAAAAGTTATTGGTCAATCAAAATTTTAATTTGACAAAAGAAATTACAAAGAAGATTAGAAAGGATAAAACAGACAGTAGGGACCTTCCTCTTACTAAATTTTTCTAGCAAAAAAGTTTTGACAGGGAAATGCTAGCAAAATAGCCTGTGTCTTAATAACCCTTTTAAATGGAGAAAATCTCATGCCTGTGAATGTTCTTTATACGACTCGTGCAACTGCAACAGGAGGACGTGACGGACGCTCCCAAGTAGAAGATGGCAGCCTTGATTTCAAGATGAGCACTCCAAAAGAGCTTGGAGGTGCAGGAGGTCCAGGGAATAATCCAGAACAGCTTTTTGCTGCTGGATACTCGGCGTGTTTTTTAGGAGCGCTAAAACTGGTGGCTGGACAGAACCACCAACAGATACCCATGGAGGCGACCGTCTCCGCTACTGTCGGGATAGGACCACGTTCCGAAGGCGGTTTTGGCTTAGAAGTTTCCTTAGATATCTCATTGCCCGGGATAGATCCAAGCGAGGCTCAAGCACTAGTTGATAAAGCCCATCAGGTTTGCCCATACTCTAATGCAACGCGCCATAATATCGACGTAAAACTCAATCTTATTTGAAAAAGAGCTAAGGTCCGATAGTTTTTATCGGACCTTATAGAAAGCTCACGCTTAAGGGTAGAACTTAGAATTTTTTTGTTGCATGCCGAGGAGAAGTTGGGCGGGTTTAAAACGCACTCCATATTTGCTAAATGCTTCTAATTGGCGAACGACGTTAGCAATTCCCATCTCATCTGCATACCTCAACAAACCACCACGATAGGGAGGAAAGCCAATCCCCATAATCAACGCCATATCTAAATAAGCAGGTTTTTTAATCACTCCCTCTTCCAAACAATGGGCCGCTTCATTAATCATCACTAAAATAAAGCGCGTAGTAATCTCCTCTTCACTGGGAGTCTGTTGCTTAGCAATTGACGCATTTAATTTTTCAATGGCTGGATTAAAACGCGTTTTTTCGCCCTCGTAAAGATAAAAGCCCTTCTGCTCTTTTTTGCCATACAATTTAGCCTCATAGATTAATTCTAAGATGCGGGGCGCTTTCATTCTCTCGCCATAGGCTTTTTCAAATGTCTTATTCACTTTGTAAGCAACATCATTTCCCACCTCATCAGCCAGAAGAAAGGGATCCATCGGCATGCCAAAGGAAAGCAATTTCTTTGCGAGAACTTCTTGTTTGATTCCTTCCTGGTAAAGATAGAGAACCTCATTAGCTCCCTGCATAAAAATCCTATTAACTAAAAAGCCTGGGCAATCTCCAACCACAATGGGTGTCTTCCCTAGTTTTTTAGAAAGTGCTACAGCATTCGCAACTGCCTGTGGAGAGGTCTGAGGGCCTGCAACAACTTCTACAAGAGGCATTTTGTTGGGAGGGTTAAAAAAGTGCATGCCCACAAATCTTTCAGGATGTTTCATGCCTTCTGCCATTTCTTGAATTGTAAGAGAGGAGGTATTAGAAGCAATAAGAGCCTCTTCCGAAACAGCATTCTCTATTTCATTAAAGATTTTTTTCTTAAGATCGAGGTTTTCCGATACAGCTTCCAAAACAAAGTCGACATGCTGAAAACCTGCATAGTCGATTGCACCACTTAGTAAATTAAATTTGCGATCAGCTTCGTAAGCGGCAATTTTTTTATTTTTAATTCCTTTATTATAAAGGGCTTTTACAGTCCCATAGCCTCTGCCGACCAATTCCCAAGAAATATCTTTTAAACGCGTTAAGATCGAATTGTTGGTCAGCAACCAAGCTAATGTAGCTCCCATCGTTCCCGCGCCAAGCACAGCAGCTTCTTTAATCACCGTGAGGTTCACCGCAACATCCACTCCAGAATCTTTTTTTAAAGCTTCTTGAGTGAAAAATAGGGAAATTAAGTATTTAGCCTGAGCAAATCCTCGAGGGATATTGGCAATGAAAGTATCGGCTTCTTTTTTTAACCCTTCAGCAAGAGGAAGAGGGTACGTTTCTTCAACAAGTTTTAAAGCAATTAACGGTGCTGGATAATGCCCTTTTGTCTTACTGCAGATTTCCTTTTCAGAAAGCATGTAGAGAAGTTTTCTTCCTAATGGGTTCGATTCAAGCAGCACTTTGCGTAAAGTTTTTCTGTTTCTTCTCTCCAAGGCTTTCTTACCTCCTTGAGGCGCTAAAAGCTCTTGGATAAAGCCTTGCGTCTTTTCCTCTAGGAACTGCCAAGCTACAATTTGATCAGCAAGTCCCATTTTCCAAGCCGTTTTAGCATTCACCGGCTTACCTGTTAAAATCATATTCAAACCATTCTCTAAGCCGATCAAGCGCGGAAGCCGCTGCGTCCCTCC harbors:
- a CDS encoding Organic hydroperoxide resistance protein (Product derived from UniProtKB/Swiss-Prot:P0A0V5;Gene name derived from UniProtKB/Swiss-Prot:P0A0V5) — its product is MPVNVLYTTRATATGGRDGRSQVEDGSLDFKMSTPKELGGAGGPGNNPEQLFAAGYSACFLGALKLVAGQNHQQIPMEATVSATVGIGPRSEGGFGLEVSLDISLPGIDPSEAQALVDKAHQVCPYSNATRHNIDVKLNLI
- a CDS encoding Fatty acid oxidation complex subunit alpha (Product derived from UniProtKB/Swiss-Prot:A1S7L6;Gene name derived from UniProtKB/Swiss-Prot:A1S7L6;EC number derived from UniProtKB/Swiss-Prot:A1S7L6); amino-acid sequence: MSPVFELKLLPNGVAELNFNAKEMQVNTFSVPVLEELEGHLDSIKSNSAIKLLVLKSGKEEGFIAGADLHSFEPAFEDPTIAEKIIRTGHRVFSKLQGLPFPSLAVIHGACLGGGLECALSCTYRLVSDHPKTALALPEVTLGIYPGWGGTQRLPRLIGLENGLNMILTGKPVNAKTAWKMGLADQIVAWQFLEEKTQGFIQELLAPQGGKKALERRNRKTLRKVLLESNPLGRKLLYMLSEKEICSKTKGHYPAPLIALKLVEETYPLPLAEGLKKEADTFIANIPRGFAQAKYLISLFFTQEALKKDSGVDVAVNLTVIKEAAVLGAGTMGATLAWLLTNNSILTRLKDISWELVGRGYGTVKALYNKGIKNKKIAAYEADRKFNLLSGAIDYAGFQHVDFVLEAVSENLDLKKKIFNEIENAVSEEALIASNTSSLTIQEMAEGMKHPERFVGMHFFNPPNKMPLVEVVAGPQTSPQAVANAVALSKKLGKTPIVVGDCPGFLVNRIFMQGANEVLYLYQEGIKQEVLAKKLLSFGMPMDPFLLADEVGNDVAYKVNKTFEKAYGERMKAPRILELIYEAKLYGKKEQKGFYLYEGEKTRFNPAIEKLNASIAKQQTPSEEEITTRFILVMINEAAHCLEEGVIKKPAYLDMALIMGIGFPPYRGGLLRYADEMGIANVVRQLEAFSKYGVRFKPAQLLLGMQQKNSKFYP
- a CDS encoding hypothetical protein (Product derived from UniProtKB/Trembl:F4XMH6) produces the protein MNKLANSNNWFIKRYALRDDQWERIKGFLPGRKEHIGCTAIGDKLFVEAVLYRYLAGILWRDLSEQFGD